Proteins co-encoded in one Fundulus heteroclitus isolate FHET01 unplaced genomic scaffold, MU-UCD_Fhet_4.1 scaffold_53, whole genome shotgun sequence genomic window:
- the LOC105921768 gene encoding LOW QUALITY PROTEIN: sterile alpha motif domain-containing protein 9 (The sequence of the model RefSeq protein was modified relative to this genomic sequence to represent the inferred CDS: deleted 2 bases in 1 codon), translating to MAENIEIKEEDLPPDIKDWSKDQVKQWALTLKDVDTSTADLLFEQDIRGSSLLLLEKSELTEMGVKLGPAKLIIHARDEFINLNRDGPTCSTKQPAGKSTKPYPFGRYHDAFRYVENSILDVPESGPLNFIEPCHEFKGFYDTPDEVKLDKFITEVIMFAVACMNSRTNGTIHFGIGDTPKFEHGQVLGVAVDDKEAYTRKLKQGIDKNFEHKYKDAAEKCIKPPRFVEVINRNATSSAKFVIEVDIKPQSDICGENLYHTYIAKKDKKKNKETESQPSKFFYIRDGGSTRDLLAPTTSSKPMVEYNKFVAGMPELSKLRKDAEEKHSDSIKQTTQGTQLMHIITGGTLLLDKSHFERYVIVTNKSHPSHLENLRFLTELEPTAVLDFDPESAEHGLLRYFDQQTTVSPHLPAKYKIMESVSETAVRLELPKNTSWVFCNGGIEHETPSDINQWFIDKGASVRDVISFLCRKDVLPNKRFLVIFLLLSTVRERMDPLVETFSMFLQELKDIGQILCICDNENAFTSWRDLIEARCGLNISARCIYELSFAEVNGTILSLWSKNRRAIRFLPCGGGTKVPLEKKLERSLNTLEVLCVNQCEGGNEDRVAIEEHFYKGGNVSWWNFYFSEQPGSTPFIKRDMFDYIVNTGIPELCSLTKACVLFNLLHVPGCGGTTLAMHVLWALREKYRCAVLRNKSDFADVADQVIKLLTYSYDEQAPRIPVLLMIDDFDDMEKVYDLQQVIEKECTEKGIQSAKVILLNCMRPESSQVTEPTPNTVFIRNELSEKEKRLFEMKHKEIEEKHPNFETFYGFMIMKKNFLEDYIKGVVQKTLKNFNMEQKNAQLFAVLVLLRVYRHGSSLSLSLCLDVLSYQIPVCGGINIDDAFGEFSSFVSFCQDEDKVKYIAVKITYSVIARQCLEELRNTHDVTKARITNFLLTTDELFEHTQGRDNLLQHVHNVLVKRFHSFEEDSKFSPLIQQVAKETPGQEENVLANASKRFKDNAVIFQLLARYYYLKKKEFAVAKEWAKKAMEVSKDSSYIADTSAQVIKHQLKNEMSNCKDGELISPEKLGICLKMAQSAMEAFQFTQNLAKKECLKRSHLKNNNSHQHFRMSWRNPGRSFCHNLIRKNSCVFPEGCSTRHNERGSVRKGCNREHKEKGSPSHEKQRIL from the exons ATGGCAGAAAATATAGAAATTAAA GAGGAGGATCTGCCCCCTGATATTAAGGACTGGAGTAAAGATCAAGTAAAGCAATGGGCTCTCACACTGAAGGACGTGGACACCTCTACTGCGGATTTGCTGTTTGAACAAGACATTAGAGGGTCCAGTCTCCTGCTTTTAGAAAAGTCAGAACTAACTGAAATGGGTGTTAAGCTTGGACCAGCTAAACTTATTATTCATGCCAGAGATGAGTTCATCAACCTAAACAGAGATGGACCAACATGTTCCACAAAACAACCAGCTGGAAAATCAACCAAACCGTACCCATTCGGTAGATACCATGATGCTTTTAGATATGTAGAGAACAGCATTCTTGATGTACCAGAATCAGGCCCCTTAAACTTTATTGAACCTTGTCATgaatttaaaggtttttacGACACACCTGATGAAGTGAAACTGGATAAGTTCATCACTGAGGTCATCATGTTTGCAGTTGCCTGCATGAATAGCCGCACTAATGGTACCATACATTTTGGCATAGGAGACACGCCAAAATTTGAGCATGGTCAGGTGCTGGGAGTGGCTGTTGATGACAAAGAGGCGTATACAAGAAAGCTGAAGCAAGGCATTGATAAAAATTTTGAACACAAGTACAAGGATGCTGCAGAAAAGTGCATTAAACCTCCTCGATTTGTTGAGGTCATAAACAGAAATGCAACATCATCGGCAAAATTTGTGATTGAAGTGGACATTAAGCCTCAGTCTGATATCTGTGGGGAAAACCTCTACCACACCTACATCGCAAAgaaggacaaaaagaaaaataaagagacTGAATCACAACCGTCAAAGTTTTTCTACATCAGAGATGGTGGTAGCACCAGAGACCTCCTTGCCCCAACCACGTCTTCCAAACCCATGGTAGAGTACAATAAGTTTGTTGCCGGAATGCCTGAACTGTCAAAGCTCCGCAAAGATGCAGAGGAGAAGCACTCTGACAGTATAAAACAGACGACCCAAGGCACACAGTTAATGCACATAATAACTGGTGGAACCTTGTTGTTGGATAAGTCCCACTTTGAGCGTTATGTGATTGTGACAAACAAATCTCATCCAAGCCATCTTGAAAACCTGAGATTCCTCACTGAGCTCGAACCAACAGCTGTTCTGGACTTTGATCCTGAATCGGCTGAACATGGATTACTGAGATACTTTGACCAACAAACCACAGTTAGCCCTCATTTACctgcaaaatataaaataatggaAAGTGTCAGTGAAACTGCAGTCAGATTAGAATTACCCAAAAACACCAGCTGGGTGTTCTGCAACGGAGGCATTGAGCATGAGACACCCTCAGACATTAACCAGTGGTTCATAGACAAAGGTGCCTCTGTACGGGACGTGATTTCTTTCTTGTGCCGGAAGGATGTGCTTCCAAACAAAAGGTTCCTTGTCATTTTCTTGCTTTTGTCAACAGTGAGGGAGAGAATGGACCCCCTTGTTGAGACTTTCAGTATGTTCTTGCAAGAGCTCAAAGACATAGGACAAATCCTCTGCATATGTGacaatgaaaatgcatttactTCATGGAGGGATCTCATTGAGGCTCGATGTGGACTCAACATCTCTGCCAGATGTATATATGAGCTCAGCTTTGCTGAAGTCAATGGAACCATCCTTAGTCTTTGGTCCAAAAACCGCAGAGCCATCCGGTTCCTACCTTGTGGAGGAGGAACCAAGGTGCCTCTTGAGAAAAAACTGGAGCGCAGCCTCAATACCTTAGAGGTCCTGTGTGTGAACCAGTGTGAGGGAGGGAATGAAGACAGAGTTGCCATAGAGGAGCACTTCTACAAAGGTGGAAATGTCTCTTGGTGGAATTTCTATTTCTCTGAGCAGCCTGGATCAACACCGTTCATCAAACGAGACATGTTTGACTACATTGTGAACACTGGTATACCAGAACTTTGCTCCCTTACAAAGGCTTGTGTGCTGTTCAATCTCCTCCATGTACCAGGATGTGGTGGGACCACCCTGGCCATGCATGTGTTGTGGGCTCTACGGGAGAAATATCGCTGTGCTGTCCTCAGGAATAAGTCAGACTTTGCTGATGTGGCTGATCAAGTGATCAAACTTTTGACATATTCCTATGATGAACAAGCTCCACGGATCCCTGTCCTGCTGATGATAGATGACTTTGATGACATGGAGAAGGTGTATGACTTGCAGCAGGTGATTGAAAAGGAGTGCACTGAAAAAGGCATCCAGTCTGCAAAGGTCATCCTCCTGAATTGTATGAGGCCAGAGTCATCTCAGGTGACAGAACCAACTCCAAACACTGTGTTCATTAGAAATGAGCTTTCTGAGAAGGAAAAGCGACTGTTTGAGATGAAACataaagaaatagaagaaaaacacCCGAACTTTGAAACCTTTTATGGTTTCATGATCATGAAGAAGAACTTCTTAGAAGACTATATTAAAGGGGTGGTACAGAAGACCCTGAAAAACTTCAATATGGAGCAAAAGAATGCACAACTCTTTGCTGTTTTGGTTCTGTTGAGGGTTTACCGCCACGGCTCATCTCTGTCCCTGTCTCTGTGTCTGGATGTTCTGAGTTACCAAATCCCTGTTTGTGGAGGGATCAACATTGATGATGCCTTTGGGGAATTTTCCAGTTTTGTTTCCTTCTGCCAGGATGAAGATAAAGTTAAGTACATAGCAGTGAAAATTACATACTCAGTCATTGCAAGGCAATGTTTAGAGGAACTCAGAAATACCCACgatgtgacaaaagcaagaatTACAAACTTTCTGCTGACCACAGATGAGCTTTTTGAGCATACACAGGGCAGAGATAATCTCCTTCAACATGTTCACAATGTTTTAGTGAAAAGATTTCATTCGTTCGAGGAGGATTCAAAGTTCTCTCCTCTCATTCAACAAGTTGCAAAAGAAACACCTGGACAGGAAGAGAATGTGCTAGCAAATGcgtcaaaaagatttaaagacAATGCTGTTATCTTTCAGTTGTTAGCCAGATATTACTACCTGAAGAAGAAGGAATTTGCTGTTGCAAAGGAATGGGCAAAGAAAGCCATGGAGGTTTCCAAAGACAGCTCGTATATTGCAGACACGTCAGCACAAGTTATTAAGCATCAGCTAAAGAATGAAATGTCAAATTGCAAGGATGGAGAGCTGATCAGCCCAGAGAAATTGGGCATTTGTCTCAAAATGGCCCAGTCAGCGATGGAAGCATTTCAGTTTACACAAAACCTTGCTAAGAAGGAGTGCCTTAAGCgttctcatttaaaaaacaacaacagccaT CAACACTTCAGGATGTCTTGGAGAAATCCAGGTCGGAGTTTCTGTCATAATCTTATTAGAAAAAACTCCTGTGTTTTCCCTGAAGGCTGTTCGACACGACATAATGAGCGAGGTTCTGTCAGGAAAGGTTGCAATAGAGAGCATAAAGAAAAAGGATCCCCTTCACATGAGAAACAGAGAATATTATGA